In one Candidatus Peregrinibacteria bacterium genomic region, the following are encoded:
- a CDS encoding IS30 family transposase, translated as KVSEEKIYAVQEKLNDRPRKSLRYRTPNEVISDLL; from the coding sequence CCAAAGTATCAGAAGAAAAAATCTATGCAGTACAAGAAAAACTCAACGACAGACCAAGAAAATCACTTCGATATCGTACTCCAAATGAAGTCATTTCTGATCTCCTCTAG